The Phenylobacterium soli genome has a segment encoding these proteins:
- a CDS encoding GNAT family N-acetyltransferase has translation MRLQDGLSGVRLVRPSLEFLPAYKAALERGWSADNVRGSAAAEEELARIAADPAAFVASLEHLEPSGETITLPDGAKAPRLPGYRRWIWDGEFCGSIGFRWQPGTAELPSYVLGHIGYAVVPWKEGRGCAKAALALVLEDARARGLPWVELTTTPDNIPSQRVIEANGGVLVGQFDKSPHYGGGPALRWRVDLT, from the coding sequence GTGCGTCTTCAAGATGGGCTGAGCGGGGTCCGCCTCGTAAGGCCGAGCCTCGAGTTCCTGCCCGCCTACAAGGCGGCGCTGGAGCGCGGCTGGTCGGCGGACAATGTCCGCGGATCGGCCGCGGCCGAGGAGGAGCTCGCCAGGATCGCCGCCGACCCGGCGGCCTTCGTGGCGTCTCTGGAACACCTGGAGCCCAGCGGCGAGACGATCACCCTGCCGGACGGCGCCAAGGCGCCGCGACTGCCGGGCTATCGCCGCTGGATCTGGGACGGCGAGTTCTGCGGCTCCATCGGCTTCCGCTGGCAGCCGGGCACGGCGGAACTGCCGTCCTACGTCCTTGGCCACATCGGCTACGCGGTCGTGCCTTGGAAGGAGGGCCGCGGCTGCGCCAAGGCCGCGCTCGCCCTGGTGCTCGAGGACGCCAGGGCCCGGGGGCTGCCGTGGGTCGAACTGACCACCACGCCCGACAACATCCCCTCGCAGCGGGTGATCGAGGCGAACGGCGGCGTCCTCGTCGGCCAGTTCGACAAGAGCCCCCACTACGGCGGCGGACCGGCCCTGCGGTGGCGCGTCGACCTCACTTAG
- a CDS encoding VOC family protein, with protein sequence MIGYVTLGANDLERARTFYDAVLAPLGGKRMFANERLQFYTGPNGGMFAVGAPYDGEKATAGNGSMFGMPAASREVVDQVHAAAIAAGAKCEGEPGLRTDTFYGAYFRDPDGNKLCVFKMG encoded by the coding sequence ATGATCGGCTACGTCACGCTCGGCGCCAACGACCTCGAGCGCGCCCGCACCTTCTACGACGCCGTCCTGGCGCCGCTGGGCGGCAAGCGCATGTTCGCCAACGAGCGTCTGCAGTTCTACACCGGCCCGAATGGCGGCATGTTCGCGGTCGGCGCGCCCTACGACGGCGAGAAGGCCACCGCCGGCAACGGCTCGATGTTCGGCATGCCCGCCGCCTCGCGCGAGGTGGTCGATCAGGTGCACGCCGCCGCCATCGCCGCCGGCGCCAAGTGCGAGGGCGAGCCCGGCCTGCGCACCGACACCTTCTACGGCGCCTACTTCCGCGACCCGGACGGCAACAAGCTGTGCGTCTTCAAGATGGGCTGA